The following are encoded together in the Anopheles nili chromosome 3, idAnoNiliSN_F5_01, whole genome shotgun sequence genome:
- the LOC128727646 gene encoding 39S ribosomal protein L4, mitochondrial — MFKLLNLLKSHTINSVCRTKASAAIVPRTLTEWRPPREVWLENMDTLESKNIGIIELDNSVFGAPPRIDIVHQNVEWQRKYRFVSFSHSKTRNEVRGGGRKPWPQKGLGRARHGSIRSPLWRGGGIAHGPRSPTTHFYMLPFYNRVLGLVSTLSIKHAQDDLHVVRDLEIPSEDPQYMKDLVAARLWGPSVLLVDSSDILPKNISLGVETIDYINLMPVYGLNVYSMLKHSTVVLTESAVKEIENKLLEHLNRNDARTLMCKFKYDR, encoded by the coding sequence ATGTTTAAATTACTGAATTTGTTAAAATCACATACTATCAATAGTGTGTGTCGTACCAAAGCTTCTGCCGCCATAGTTCCCAGAACTTTAACAGAATGGCGTCCACCAAGAGAAGTGTGGTTGGAAAACATGGATACTCTGGAATCCAAAAATATTGGTATCATTGAGCTAGACAACTCAGTGTTTGGAGCTCCACCCAGGATAGACATCGTTCATCAAAATGTTGAATGGCAGAGAAAGTATCGATTTGTAAGCTTTTCACACTCTAAAACTAGGAACGAAGTTCGTGGAGGCGGTAGAAAACCGTGGCCACAGAAGGGTTTGGGCAGAGCTCGCCACGGATCAATAAGATCGCCTCTATGGAGAGGTGGAGGCATCGCTCATGGACCGAGATCACCAACCACGCATTTTTACATGCTGCCTTTTTATAATCGAGTGCTTGGACTGGTTTCTACCCTCTCTATTAAACATGCCCAGGATGATTTACACGTTGTGAGGGATTTGGAAATCCCTTCAGAGGATCCCCAGTATATGAAAGATTTAGTTGCTGCGCGGTTATGGGGTCCCTCTGTTCTGTTAGTGGACTCGTCCGATATCCTCCCAAAAAATATATCTTTGGGCGTGGAAACCATTGACTACATTAACCTCATGCCGGTGTACGGTTTAAATGTATACTCCATGCTAAAACACAGCACCGTAGTTTTAACTGAAAGCGCCGTAAAAGAGATCGAAAATAAACTCTTAGAGCATTTAAACCGAAACGATGCACGAACGCTGATGTGTAAATTTAAGTACGATAGATAA
- the LOC128725212 gene encoding uncharacterized protein LOC128725212, translating into MDGLDASEILNHLNHLGYRNITVAQLKEFQSDLKKLIKFDTKLNAEEECRDPKVASNEENVFERLYDKKTASFQAKSSRPSKQIQTTTCLISDKENQTTNHKQATNIKSKMWIRPKSSQMMRRGDPVALYHSYQNDWNKFKQNLPGENDHSELRWKIRSKLLGEKT; encoded by the exons ATGGATGGCTTGGACGCTTCAGAAATACTCAATCATTTGAACCATCTTGGATATCGTAATATTACTGTCGCGCAACTAAAAGAATTTCAGAGTG aCCTGaaaaagttaattaaatttgatacCAAACTAAACGCCGAAGAGGAATGCAGAGATCCAAAAGTAGCTTCAAATGAGGAAAATGTTTTTGAGCGATTGTATGATAAAAAAACCGCTAGTTTCCAAGCGAAATCCAGTCGGCCGTCGAAACAAATTCAGACTACCACATGCTTGATTTCGgacaaagaaaaccaaacaacaaatcacaaacaagcaacaaacaTAAAGAGTAAAATGT GGATAAGACCAAAAAGTAGTCAGATGATGCGAAGAGGCGATCCTGTGGCACTGTATCATTCATATCAGAATGATTGGAATAAATTCAAACAGAATCTACCAGGCGAGAATGATCATTCTGAgttacggtggaaaatcagaagcaaattaTTGGGAGAGAAAACATGA
- the LOC128722844 gene encoding NF-kappa-B inhibitor cactus, which yields MHPSRGSAMNNVSFPDSFGHPLSEKKDCYDSANTDSGFLSGHNLNTSENIASSESFSFARNNQSSPVDLAPSSDEKQIGETHSNVDSGMIPDAELDSRDSCLMDICERFDRLMKRDWMKYYQQDEIGDTQLHRAAYEGNDEDIIRLVANVPRQYLNIQNDAAQTGLHLAVLADHSKIVRRLLAAGINRTIRDKDGNTALHLACLLGNSSVVKELLISHDTLQGDASMHSLQDLELWNYDGKTCVHLAAEAGSIEILRSLIDAGADINAREGKSGLCPLHISIEHGNEELANFLLDECPRVSLETMTYAGLTAYQLALSQDKQILVSDLTKHGAAQISPPESDVESDSEDEMIGNYYGTNAFTPTFPGLSAINVS from the exons ATGCATCCATCACGAGGATCGGCAATGAATAACGTTTCGTTTCCAGATTCCTTCGGCCATCCCCTGTCTGAAAAGAAAGATTGCTACGATAGTGCCAACACCGATTCGGGGTTTCTTTCTGGGCATAACCTCAACACGTCTGAGAATATTGCCTCAAGCGAAAGCTTTTCATTCGCTAGAAACAATCAGAGTAGCCCCGTAGATCTTGCGCCGAGTTCGGACGAGAAGCAAATTGGTGAAACCCATTCGAACGTTGATTCGGGGATGATACCAGATGCCGAACTGGACTCTCGCGATTCATGTTTGATGGATATTTGTGAACGTTTCGACAGGCTAATGAAACGGGACTGGATGAAATACTATCAGCAAGATGAGATTGGCGATAC TCAACTTCATCGGGCCGCATACGAGGGAAATGATGAGGATATCATTCGACTAGTGGCTAATGTTCCGCGACAGTATCTAAACATACAAAACGATGCAGCACAAACCGGATTACATTTGGCTGTTTTGGCTGATCATTCGAAGATTGTTCGACGGTTGTTGGCGGCAGGTATTAATCGAACCATCCGTGATAAAGATGGAAATACGGCCCTTCATTTAGCATGCCTCTTGGGCAACAGTAGCGTGGTGAAAGAGCTTTTGATTTCACACGACACCTTACAAGGCGACGCCAGCATGCATTCCCTACAGGATCTGGAACTGTGGAATTACGACG GTAAAACGTGCGTTCATTTAGCCGCGGAAGCTGGCAGCATAGAAATTCTGCGAAGCTTAATCGACGCAGGAGCTGATATTAATGCGAGG GAAGGAAAATCAGGCTTGTGCCCACTACACATCAGCATTGAACATGGTAACGAAGAATTGGCTAACTTTCTGCTAGATGAATGCCCTCGCGTTAGTTTGGAGACAATGACATATGCTGGACTGACGGCTTACCAACTGGCCCTAAGTCAAGACAAACAGATTCTGGTCAGCGACTTGACGAAGCATGGTGCGGCACAAATATCTCCTCCTGAAAGCGATGTTGAATCAGATTCCGAAGATGAAATG ATTGGTAACTACTATGGAACGAATGCGTTCACGCCAACTTTTCCCGGACTATCGGCCATCAATGTGTCGTAG
- the LOC128726489 gene encoding glycogen phosphorylase: MSKPQSDVDKRKQISVRGIAQLEDVNEIKKDFNRHLHYTLVKDRNVATVRDYYFALAHTVKDHLVSRWIRTQQYYYERDPKRVYYLSLEYYMGRSLQNTMINLGIQTSCDEAMYQLGLDIEELEELEEDAGLGNGGLGRLAACFLDSMATLGMPAYGYGIRYEYGIFAQKIRNGEQVEEPDDWLRYGNPWEKARPEYMIPIHFYGRVIDTPEGKKWVDTQTVFAMPYDNPVPGYGNNVVNTLRLWSAKSPIDFNLKFFNDGDYIQAVLDRNLAENISRVLYPNDNFFEGKELRLKQEYFMCAATLQDIVRRYKASKFGSRDAVRTSFDDFPNKVAIQLNDTHPSLAIPELMRILIDDEKLSWEKAWDVVVRTCAYTNHTVLPEALERWPVSMLQSILPRHLEIIYHINFLHLQEVEKRFPGDFGRMRALSLVEEDGEKRINMANLSIVGSHAVNGVAAIHSEIIKKDIFKSFYEMTPEKFQNKTNGITPRRWLLLCNPGLSDLIAEKIGDQWPVHLEQLQQLKTWSKDPTFQRAVARVKQENKLKLAQLLEKDYGVKVNPASMFDIQVKRIHEYKRQLLNCLHIITLYNRIKRDPTANFTPRTIMIGGKAAPGYYIAKQIIKLICAVGNVVNNDPIVGDKLKVIFLENYRVTLAEKIMPAADLSEQISTAGTEASGTGNMKFQLNGALTIGTLDGANVEMAEEMGNENIFIFGMTVEEVEDLKCRGYNAYDYYNSNPDIKQCVDQIQNGFFSPGNPHEFQDLANVLLKYDRYYLFADFESYIKTQDRVSAVYQDQPKWLEMSINNIATSGKFSSDRTIAEYARQIWGIEPSWEKLPNPGVSK, from the exons ATGTCGAAGCCACAATCCGACGTAGATAAAAGGAAACAGATCAGTGTGCGCGGCATTGCCCAATTGGAAGATGTGAACGAGATCAAAAAGGATTTCAATCGGCATCTCCACTATACGTTGGTTAAGGATCGAAACGTAGCCACAGTGCGCGATTACTACTTTGCCCTCGCCCACACCGTTAAGGATCACCTGGTCTCACGATGGATTCGCACCCAGCAGTACTATTACGAGCGCGACCCCAAG CGTGTGTACTATTTGTCCTTGGAGTACTACATGGGCCGATCACTACAAAACACCATGATAAATCTTGGCATCCAAACATCATGTGACGAAGCAATGTATCAGCTCGGCCTGGACATTGAGGAGCTGGAGGAGTTGGAAGAGGATGCCGGGTTGGGTAACGGAGGATTGGGGCGACTAGCAGCTTGTTTCCTCGATTCGATGGCAACTCTTGGGATGCCTGCCTATGGCTACG GCATTCGTTATGAGTACGGTATTTTCGCACAGAAGATTCGTAACGGAGAACAGGTGGAGGAGCCCGACGATTGGTTGCGTTATGGTAACCCTTGGGAAAAGGCCCGTCCGGAGTATATGATTCCTATTCATTTCTATGGACGTGTGATCGACACTCCTGAGGGCAAAAAGTGGGTCGATACTCAAACTGTTTTCGCCATGCCTTATGATAATCCAGTTCCCGGTTATGGTAACAACGTTGTCAATACGCTTCGCTTGTGGTCCGCCAAATCGCCGATAGATTTCAACCTCAAGTTTT TCAACGATGGTGATTATATCCAGGCCGTGTTGGACCGCAATCTAGCAGAAAATATCTCCAGAGTTCTGTATCCTAACGACAACTTCTTCGAAGGAAAGGAGTTACGTTTGAAACAGGAGTACTTTATGTGTGCAGCTACGCTACAGGACATCGTGCGCCGCTACAAAGCCTCCAAGTTCGGATCCCGCGACGCCGTACGGACTTCATTTGACGACTTTCCGAATAAGGTTGCAATTCAGTTGAACGACACACATCCATCTCTGGCTATCCCCGAATTAATGCGCATTCTTATCGACGACGAGAAACTAAGCTGGGAGAAAGCATGGGATGTAGTAGTGCGTACATGCGCCTACACAAACCACACCGTACTTCCGGAGGCACTTGAGCGTTGGCCAGTATCTATGCTGCAGTCTATCCTACCGCGCCATCTGGAAATTATCTACCATATTAACTTTTTGCATTTACAAGAAGTTGAGAAGCGTTTTCCTGGTGATTTTGGTCGTATGCGAGCTCTCTCGCTTGTCGAGGAAGACGGAGAGAAACGTATCAATATGGCGAATCTCTCAATTGTTGGTTCACACGCCGTGAACGGTGTAGCAGCAATCCATTCAGAGATCATCAAGAAGGACATTTTCAAGTCCTTCTATGAAATGACCCCTGAGAAgttccaaaacaaaacgaacggtaTCACGCCCCGCCGCTGGCTGTTGCTGTGCAATCCTGGGCTGTCAGATCTCATTGCAGAAAAAATTGGTGATCAGTGGCCTGTACATTTGGAACAGTTGCAGCAGTTGAAAACGTGGTCCAAAGACCCGACATTCCAGCGGGCTGTAGCGCGTGTTAAGCAAGAAAACAAGCTCAAGCTAGCACAGCTACTAGAGAAAGATTATGGCGTGAAGGTTAATCCAGCCTCCATGTTCGACATTCAGGTCAAGCGTATTCATGAGTACAAAAGGCAGCTGCTCAACTGCTTGCACATTATCACGCTGTATAATCGTATTAAGCGTGATCCCACCGCAAACTTTACGCCACGTACTATCATGATTGGTGGCAAAGCCGCCCCCGGATATTATATTGCAAAGCAAATCATTAAGCTCATCTGTGCGGTCGGCAATGTGGTTAACAACGATCCAATCGTTGGTGACAAACTAAAAGTTATTTTCCTTGAAAATTATCGCGTGACATTGGCGGAAAAGATTATGCCAGCCGCCGATCTGTCTGAGCAAATTTCCACGGCCGGTACAGAGGCTTCAGGGACAGGAAACATGAAGTTCCAGCTGAACGGTGCACTAACCATTGGCACGCTTGATGGGGCGAACGTAGAGATGGCCGAAGAAATGGGTAACGAGAACATATTCATTTTCGGAATGACCGTAGAGGAAGTCGAGGACTTGAAGTGCCGTGGCTATAACGCTTACGATTACTACAACTCTAACCCTGACATAAAACAATGTGTCGATCAGATTCAGAATGGTTTCTTCAGTCCGGGTAATCCCCACGAGTTCCAAGATTTGGCCAATGTGTTGTTGAAATATGACCGTTATTATTTGTTCGCTGATTTTGAATCTTACATCAAGACGCAGGATCGTGTATCGGCTGTTTATCAG GATCAACCCAAGTGGCTGGAAATGTCCATTAATAACATTGCCACCAGTGGCAAATTCTCTAGCGACCGCACCATTGCCGAGTATGCTCGACAGATCTGGGGTATTGAACCGAGCTGGGAGAAGCTGCCGAATCCAGGCGTATCAAAGTAG
- the LOC128727066 gene encoding reticulon-1 isoform X1 — protein sequence MQSFVMDNFQDKSENSLMDFSFENIGTTIGTESTLDNKSGTAENREDDLVVTNQDPGSKVKDSDVFDECMPMMQSTYREEQFNDRDEPFSVVESAVTRDVISKPSKPEKVDEVESDYMNPYASIRSQKDEKSSVPEESAAATFDEVAAELPPEPEIPVMSNVSNVFQQETGPVASEPGNECIKIEQMFKEYGLDAWFNPARLHPKVESLIYWRDVKKSAVVFGGGLAILLAMSLFSLISVFSYLSLLALAGTISFRIYKNVLQAVQKTSEGQPFKEYLDMDLTLSQEKVQQLTTVAVAYVNALSTGLRRLFLVEDLVDSIKFGVLLYWLTYVGAIFNGITCVMIGFVALFTLPKVYENNKQSIDTHIEMVRSKLQEITEKVKAAVPLGKKAETDKNK from the exons ATGCAAAGTTTCGTCATGGATAATTTCCAGGATAAATCTGAAAATTCTCTGATGGATTTCAGTTTTGAGAACATTGGTACGACTATCGGAACAGAGAGTACGCTCGATAACAAATCGGGAACAGCAGAAAATCGAGAAGATGATTTAGTGGTCACTAACCAGGATCCAGGCTCTAAGGTTAAAGATAGTGATGTTTTTGATGAGTGTATGCCAATGATGCAAAGCACGTATAGAGAGGAGCAGTTTAATGATAGAGATGAACCATTTTCGGTGGTCGAATCTGCAGTTACGCGAGATGTTATCAGCAAGCCAAGCAAACCTGAAAAGGTCGATGAAGTTGAAAGTGACTACATGAATCCGTACGCCAGCATACGATCGCAAAAAGACGAAAAATCTAGTGTCCCGGAGGAATCGGCGGCTGCAACATTTGATGAAGTTGCTGCCGAATTACCACCAGAACCGGAAATTCCAGTGATGAGCAATGTTTCCAATGTTTTCCAACAAGAAACGGGCCCAGTTGCATCCGAACCAGGTAACGAATGCATAAagatcgagcaaatgttcaaGGAATATGGTCTGG ATGCTTGGTTCAATCCAGCCAGACTACACCCAAAAG TGGAATCTCTTATTTACTGGCGTGATGTGAAGAAATCCGCGGTAGTATTCGGTGGCGGTCTTGCTATCTTGCTGGCGATGTCGCTTTTCTCCTTGATCAGCGTGTTTTCGTACCTCTCGTTGCTGGCCCTAGCAGGAACAATATCGTTTAGAATCTACAAAAATGTTCTTCAGGCAGTTCAGAAAACCTCCGAGGGCCAACCATTCAA GGAGTACTTGGACATGGATCTCACATTGTCGCAAGAGAAAGTGCAACAATTGACTACTGTAGCAGTGGCCTACGTGAATGCATTGTCGACTGGACTGCGTCGCCTGTTTTTGGTGGAGGATCTCGTTGATTCTATTAAGTTCGGAGTATTATTGTACTGGCTCACGTATGTGGGAGCAATTTTCAACGGCATTACCTGCGTTATGATTG GATTCGTAGCACTGTTCACCTTGCCAAAAGTATATGAAAACAACAAGCAATCGATTGACACTCATATAGAGATGGTTCGAAGCAAACTCCAAGAAATCACAGAGAA AGTAAAAGCAGCCGTACCACTGGGAAAGAAGGCGGAAACTGATAAAAATAAGTAA
- the LOC128727066 gene encoding reticulon-1-A isoform X2 has product MNGTEGNCKSTPLFFCSVINPYAWFNPARLHPKVESLIYWRDVKKSAVVFGGGLAILLAMSLFSLISVFSYLSLLALAGTISFRIYKNVLQAVQKTSEGQPFKEYLDMDLTLSQEKVQQLTTVAVAYVNALSTGLRRLFLVEDLVDSIKFGVLLYWLTYVGAIFNGITCVMIGFVALFTLPKVYENNKQSIDTHIEMVRSKLQEITEKVKAAVPLGKKAETDKNK; this is encoded by the exons atgaacggaacggaaggaaacTGTAAATCGACTCCACTATTTTTTTGCAGCGTGATCAATCCAT ATGCTTGGTTCAATCCAGCCAGACTACACCCAAAAG TGGAATCTCTTATTTACTGGCGTGATGTGAAGAAATCCGCGGTAGTATTCGGTGGCGGTCTTGCTATCTTGCTGGCGATGTCGCTTTTCTCCTTGATCAGCGTGTTTTCGTACCTCTCGTTGCTGGCCCTAGCAGGAACAATATCGTTTAGAATCTACAAAAATGTTCTTCAGGCAGTTCAGAAAACCTCCGAGGGCCAACCATTCAA GGAGTACTTGGACATGGATCTCACATTGTCGCAAGAGAAAGTGCAACAATTGACTACTGTAGCAGTGGCCTACGTGAATGCATTGTCGACTGGACTGCGTCGCCTGTTTTTGGTGGAGGATCTCGTTGATTCTATTAAGTTCGGAGTATTATTGTACTGGCTCACGTATGTGGGAGCAATTTTCAACGGCATTACCTGCGTTATGATTG GATTCGTAGCACTGTTCACCTTGCCAAAAGTATATGAAAACAACAAGCAATCGATTGACACTCATATAGAGATGGTTCGAAGCAAACTCCAAGAAATCACAGAGAA AGTAAAAGCAGCCGTACCACTGGGAAAGAAGGCGGAAACTGATAAAAATAAGTAA
- the LOC128727066 gene encoding reticulon-1-A isoform X4, which produces MATVSFGDLLVLSANDFTKEGLESLIYWRDVKKSAVVFGGGLAILLAMSLFSLISVFSYLSLLALAGTISFRIYKNVLQAVQKTSEGQPFKEYLDMDLTLSQEKVQQLTTVAVAYVNALSTGLRRLFLVEDLVDSIKFGVLLYWLTYVGAIFNGITCVMIGFVALFTLPKVYENNKQSIDTHIEMVRSKLQEITEKVKAAVPLGKKAETDKNK; this is translated from the exons ATGGCGACGGTTTCGTTTGGAGATTTACTTGTTTTAAGTGCTAATGATTTCACCAAAGAAGGAT TGGAATCTCTTATTTACTGGCGTGATGTGAAGAAATCCGCGGTAGTATTCGGTGGCGGTCTTGCTATCTTGCTGGCGATGTCGCTTTTCTCCTTGATCAGCGTGTTTTCGTACCTCTCGTTGCTGGCCCTAGCAGGAACAATATCGTTTAGAATCTACAAAAATGTTCTTCAGGCAGTTCAGAAAACCTCCGAGGGCCAACCATTCAA GGAGTACTTGGACATGGATCTCACATTGTCGCAAGAGAAAGTGCAACAATTGACTACTGTAGCAGTGGCCTACGTGAATGCATTGTCGACTGGACTGCGTCGCCTGTTTTTGGTGGAGGATCTCGTTGATTCTATTAAGTTCGGAGTATTATTGTACTGGCTCACGTATGTGGGAGCAATTTTCAACGGCATTACCTGCGTTATGATTG GATTCGTAGCACTGTTCACCTTGCCAAAAGTATATGAAAACAACAAGCAATCGATTGACACTCATATAGAGATGGTTCGAAGCAAACTCCAAGAAATCACAGAGAA AGTAAAAGCAGCCGTACCACTGGGAAAGAAGGCGGAAACTGATAAAAATAAGTAA
- the LOC128727066 gene encoding reticulon-1-A isoform X3: protein MVKKQNSRYSNGNGNYSRVDLPPRGPVESLIYWRDVKKSAVVFGGGLAILLAMSLFSLISVFSYLSLLALAGTISFRIYKNVLQAVQKTSEGQPFKEYLDMDLTLSQEKVQQLTTVAVAYVNALSTGLRRLFLVEDLVDSIKFGVLLYWLTYVGAIFNGITCVMIGFVALFTLPKVYENNKQSIDTHIEMVRSKLQEITEKVKAAVPLGKKAETDKNK, encoded by the exons ATggttaaaaaacaaaattcacgcTATTCGAATGGTAACGGCAATTATAGCCGTGTCGATTTGCCACCGCGCGGTCCAG TGGAATCTCTTATTTACTGGCGTGATGTGAAGAAATCCGCGGTAGTATTCGGTGGCGGTCTTGCTATCTTGCTGGCGATGTCGCTTTTCTCCTTGATCAGCGTGTTTTCGTACCTCTCGTTGCTGGCCCTAGCAGGAACAATATCGTTTAGAATCTACAAAAATGTTCTTCAGGCAGTTCAGAAAACCTCCGAGGGCCAACCATTCAA GGAGTACTTGGACATGGATCTCACATTGTCGCAAGAGAAAGTGCAACAATTGACTACTGTAGCAGTGGCCTACGTGAATGCATTGTCGACTGGACTGCGTCGCCTGTTTTTGGTGGAGGATCTCGTTGATTCTATTAAGTTCGGAGTATTATTGTACTGGCTCACGTATGTGGGAGCAATTTTCAACGGCATTACCTGCGTTATGATTG GATTCGTAGCACTGTTCACCTTGCCAAAAGTATATGAAAACAACAAGCAATCGATTGACACTCATATAGAGATGGTTCGAAGCAAACTCCAAGAAATCACAGAGAA AGTAAAAGCAGCCGTACCACTGGGAAAGAAGGCGGAAACTGATAAAAATAAGTAA